The Fimbriimonas ginsengisoli Gsoil 348 genome window below encodes:
- a CDS encoding VOC family protein, giving the protein MKPRLDMIGLTVHDMAESIRFYRTLGLDIPDPDGGPYHDVTLEGGIRLSWNSVEMMREIEPDWKEPTGQRMTLAFLCESSAQVDTRHQALVDAGFTSHKAPWDAFWGQHYAQVLDPDGNIVDLFSPIEPQPL; this is encoded by the coding sequence ATGAAACCGAGACTAGACATGATCGGACTCACCGTCCACGACATGGCGGAATCGATCCGCTTCTATCGCACCCTTGGACTCGACATCCCCGACCCCGACGGCGGCCCGTACCACGACGTTACGCTCGAGGGCGGTATCCGCCTCTCTTGGAATTCGGTCGAGATGATGCGAGAGATCGAACCGGATTGGAAGGAGCCGACCGGCCAACGGATGACGCTCGCATTTCTATGCGAATCCTCCGCCCAAGTCGATACCCGGCACCAAGCCTTGGTCGACGCCGGCTTCACCAGCCACAAAGCCCCCTGGGACGCCTTCTGGGGCCAACACTACGCCCAAGTCCTCGACCCCGACGGCAACATCGTCGACCTCTTCTCCCCTATCGAGCCGCAACCCCTATAG
- a CDS encoding BlaI/MecI/CopY family transcriptional regulator produces the protein MRKTSVGEAELRLLSYVAEHGPATVRAVWDGYGRSQGYVRTTVQQMMERLLKKGLLERNASSEGLQYHTVSPKAGLLRGAVDRFVTESLGGSVSPFVQFLTDARELSDEDFAALSDLVERLRQERGVQP, from the coding sequence ATGCGAAAGACAAGCGTTGGTGAGGCGGAGCTTAGGCTCCTTAGTTACGTTGCGGAACACGGTCCTGCTACCGTGCGGGCGGTTTGGGACGGATATGGGCGGAGCCAAGGTTACGTCCGCACTACCGTTCAGCAGATGATGGAGCGGCTCCTCAAGAAAGGGCTGCTTGAGCGAAACGCCTCGTCCGAAGGGCTTCAGTACCACACGGTGAGCCCCAAGGCCGGCCTCCTCAGAGGCGCGGTCGACCGATTTGTAACCGAGTCGCTTGGCGGTTCCGTCAGCCCGTTCGTGCAGTTTCTCACGGATGCTCGAGAGCTTTCGGACGAAGACTTCGCCGCTCTGAGCGACCTGGTGGAACGCCTTCGGCAAGAGCGAGGAGTTCAGCCGTGA
- a CDS encoding M56 family metallopeptidase: MIGDQLIQAALQGTVGVIAVGAVTRLIPSLRPNVRCWLWRLAAVKFGLGLIGAVAIPILSPEPLSLPADTAPISMQSSPGPLTIAPHVAHATSTPDTGGVLLSIWLIGAAMALVRLVFQVVWAKRLLAAVNQETQVIRGIRVSRHRSVSTPMLVGWVSPTILLPTTMNYDHAEAALAHEIAHARRYDAVWAVIMSFLGAAFWWMPTFWIARWKAQEEAELACDEFAIRDTSCSPDTYAEMLLRYSGNRHRAVSQALSGPARSLKRRILAMQTLDRRTPRYALALVLPVVLALVPWTAVARPTKPPEAGSQPSIVTQWSQYLLGESWVQSELKVTDEERGRLATINEDFMRRIRDLGNKLADMTKRQVSNRDRYAYDVPVRTKIFTDLRDGSLALLTDEQRGRLRQLATQYIGEHALTSPPVAAEAKLSPDTSAEIKHLSEKYQAQIKELKASLFVMASSHDERKLTPTERKRYNLLKKQLLEASGSHRQRLFTEYWRLEMKTVPRARPRTQEDVDRVRLQGLQVKAAWNEAIRKVLKPDERSRWEAMLGKRIPMKRLPYSWE, encoded by the coding sequence GTGATCGGCGATCAGCTCATCCAAGCCGCTCTTCAGGGCACTGTCGGGGTTATAGCAGTGGGGGCGGTCACTCGACTGATCCCCTCTCTTCGGCCCAACGTTCGATGCTGGCTGTGGCGATTGGCGGCGGTTAAGTTCGGCCTCGGATTGATCGGCGCCGTCGCGATTCCAATCCTGAGCCCGGAACCCTTATCGCTTCCTGCCGATACGGCGCCGATCTCGATGCAAAGTTCGCCGGGACCTCTTACGATCGCCCCGCACGTTGCTCACGCGACCTCGACGCCGGATACCGGCGGGGTGCTCTTGTCAATTTGGCTCATCGGAGCGGCCATGGCCCTTGTGCGGCTTGTCTTCCAAGTCGTGTGGGCAAAACGGCTATTGGCGGCCGTGAACCAGGAAACCCAAGTGATCCGTGGGATCCGGGTTAGTCGTCACCGGTCCGTCTCGACTCCAATGCTGGTGGGCTGGGTTTCACCAACCATTCTCCTGCCCACAACCATGAATTACGACCACGCCGAGGCCGCTCTCGCGCATGAAATCGCTCACGCGAGGCGATACGACGCCGTCTGGGCAGTGATCATGTCTTTCCTTGGCGCCGCCTTCTGGTGGATGCCCACTTTTTGGATTGCCCGCTGGAAGGCCCAAGAAGAAGCAGAGCTCGCCTGCGACGAGTTCGCCATCCGCGATACCTCTTGTTCGCCAGACACCTACGCAGAAATGCTACTCCGGTACTCCGGCAACCGCCACCGAGCCGTTTCGCAAGCCCTATCCGGCCCCGCCCGATCCCTCAAAAGGAGGATTCTTGCGATGCAAACCTTAGATCGTCGAACGCCCCGATATGCCCTAGCACTTGTCCTGCCGGTTGTTCTCGCGTTGGTCCCATGGACCGCTGTCGCCCGCCCTACGAAGCCCCCCGAAGCCGGATCACAACCATCGATTGTCACCCAATGGAGTCAGTATCTCCTCGGCGAATCTTGGGTCCAATCCGAATTGAAGGTCACGGATGAGGAGCGCGGCAGGCTGGCCACGATAAACGAAGACTTCATGCGCCGGATTCGCGATCTTGGGAACAAGCTGGCAGACATGACCAAGCGGCAAGTCAGCAATCGCGACCGATACGCTTACGACGTCCCTGTTCGGACAAAAATCTTTACGGACCTCCGCGACGGATCCCTCGCCCTATTGACGGACGAGCAACGCGGGCGGCTGCGGCAGCTTGCGACGCAATACATCGGCGAGCACGCTTTGACGTCGCCGCCCGTCGCTGCGGAAGCAAAGCTTTCGCCAGACACGTCCGCGGAGATCAAGCACTTGAGCGAGAAGTATCAAGCCCAGATCAAGGAGCTTAAAGCCTCGCTATTCGTTATGGCGTCTTCTCACGACGAGCGAAAGCTCACTCCCACCGAACGCAAGCGATACAATTTGCTCAAGAAGCAGCTTCTCGAGGCATCGGGTTCCCACCGGCAACGACTCTTTACAGAGTATTGGCGGCTTGAGATGAAGACCGTTCCACGCGCAAGGCCCCGTACGCAGGAAGACGTGGATCGTGTCCGCCTCCAGGGATTGCAGGTGAAAGCCGCGTGGAACGAGGCGATCCGAAAGGTTCTCAAACCAGATGAGAGAAGCCGCTGGGAGGCGATGTTGGGAAAGCGAATCCCTATGAAACGGCTCCCCTACTCATGGGAGTGA
- the rplA gene encoding 50S ribosomal protein L1 — protein sequence MRKNIRKAPHSPRFEAIAKTVDKDVTLDIVPALAKVKETATAKFVESVDLAVKLGIDPRKGDQNVRGITNLPHGTGKIRKVAVLARGDLAAAAEEAGADTVGGDELIAQIQGGFRDFDVLLATEEMAPQIGKVGRLLGPRTPNKRNGTVTNNIAAAVREIKGATRVEYRADKAGVVHLGIGKVNFTDEQLLENFRVGLNALLKAKPAGAKGRYIRSITVSASMGPGIPVDIALASKYAA from the coding sequence TTGCGTAAGAACATTCGAAAAGCCCCCCATTCGCCTCGCTTCGAGGCCATCGCCAAGACCGTCGACAAGGACGTAACCCTCGACATCGTTCCGGCCCTCGCCAAGGTGAAGGAGACCGCAACCGCAAAGTTCGTCGAGAGCGTGGACCTCGCGGTCAAGCTCGGAATCGACCCTCGTAAGGGTGACCAGAACGTTCGCGGCATCACCAATCTGCCCCACGGCACCGGCAAGATCCGCAAGGTAGCCGTCCTCGCTCGCGGCGATCTCGCGGCGGCGGCGGAAGAGGCGGGCGCCGATACGGTTGGCGGCGACGAATTGATCGCCCAGATCCAAGGCGGCTTCCGAGACTTCGACGTCCTGCTCGCCACCGAAGAGATGGCTCCGCAGATCGGTAAGGTTGGCCGACTGCTCGGCCCGCGCACTCCGAACAAGCGCAACGGCACGGTAACGAACAACATCGCCGCCGCCGTCCGCGAAATCAAGGGCGCTACCCGCGTCGAGTATCGCGCCGACAAAGCCGGCGTCGTCCACCTCGGCATCGGCAAGGTGAATTTCACCGACGAGCAGCTTCTCGAGAACTTCCGCGTCGGTCTCAACGCCCTGCTCAAAGCCAAGCCGGCCGGCGCCAAGGGTCGATACATCCGCTCGATCACCGTCAGCGCCAGCATGGGCCCCGGCATCCCGGTCGACATCGCCCTCGCCAGCAAGTACGCAGCGTAA
- a CDS encoding S41 family peptidase: MPPLTLLAAFALAQTSDNFPKLWEQVSSSISSRYYARKTRGEEMNRLLEKYKPIATEAHSRAEFSKAVNDMIAEFHDSHFAFYGDDQQGYYVMDGLLRRTGAAEMPNIGAWYRLGPDGYTVQMVVNGGPAEAAGIRKGDKILAADGKPFKPVASFGVDGNVKLSILRGYQRWEKEVKPQKGSAVEMFLDGTRDSVRVIDQGPKKIGYIHVWTLASDAFRNALAGAVYGKLSETDAIVLDLRDGFGGRPEGFADPFFRPEARLEWKTSFGDSKQLFGYQRPLIVLINEGSRSAKEVLSLILKKSGRATLVGSTTAGNVLGTFPQRLSDWAYIEIPMTDVITDGVRLEGRGVDPDVRVPKEFDAEGHDLYLSKALEILTAKLKK, encoded by the coding sequence ATGCCCCCTCTGACCCTTCTCGCCGCCTTCGCCCTCGCCCAAACCTCCGACAATTTCCCGAAGCTGTGGGAGCAGGTATCGAGTTCGATCTCCTCCCGCTATTACGCCCGCAAGACTCGTGGCGAGGAGATGAACCGGCTGCTCGAGAAGTACAAGCCGATCGCTACCGAGGCCCACAGCCGCGCCGAGTTCTCGAAGGCGGTCAACGACATGATCGCGGAGTTTCACGATTCCCACTTCGCGTTTTACGGCGACGATCAGCAGGGGTACTACGTGATGGACGGCCTTCTGCGCCGAACCGGCGCCGCCGAGATGCCCAACATCGGCGCGTGGTACCGTCTAGGACCGGACGGCTATACCGTCCAAATGGTGGTCAACGGAGGTCCGGCGGAAGCCGCTGGTATCCGAAAGGGAGATAAAATCCTCGCCGCCGACGGCAAGCCGTTCAAGCCGGTCGCCTCCTTCGGCGTCGACGGTAACGTCAAGCTCTCGATCCTCCGCGGCTACCAACGATGGGAAAAGGAGGTCAAGCCGCAAAAAGGCTCCGCGGTGGAGATGTTCCTGGACGGCACCCGAGATAGCGTCCGCGTCATCGATCAGGGCCCGAAGAAAATTGGTTACATCCATGTTTGGACGCTCGCCAGCGACGCATTCCGAAACGCGCTTGCGGGCGCGGTGTACGGGAAGCTGAGCGAAACCGACGCCATCGTGCTGGACCTTCGCGATGGCTTTGGCGGACGGCCGGAAGGGTTCGCCGACCCTTTCTTCCGCCCGGAGGCGCGGTTGGAATGGAAGACTTCCTTCGGCGATTCGAAGCAGCTTTTCGGTTACCAACGCCCCCTGATCGTGTTGATCAACGAAGGATCGCGAAGCGCCAAAGAGGTTCTCAGCCTGATCCTCAAGAAGAGCGGCCGGGCGACCCTCGTCGGTAGCACCACGGCCGGCAACGTCCTCGGCACCTTCCCCCAGCGCCTCAGCGACTGGGCCTACATAGAGATTCCGATGACCGACGTGATCACCGATGGCGTTCGACTCGAGGGGCGCGGCGTCGATCCCGACGTGAGGGTCCCAAAGGAGTTCGACGCCGAAGGGCACGACCTGTACCTGTCGAAAGCGTTGGAAATCCTGACCGCCAAGTTAAAGAAATAA
- a CDS encoding glucose-6-phosphate isomerase family protein produces the protein MPIFTDLASGLLRGEQVAETRRTVGDLAGYWADETAAQACADELLYTTQTWFPIEDGTEGAVLWGNTTLMPGRVGEERFMTRGHWHVKRDRGELVVTVSGKGLLVLMDEDRNATSEELTPGSTHWIDGRYAHRTVNTGDEPLVFLCAWPADCGHEYDAILSDGFSMKVT, from the coding sequence ATGCCGATTTTTACCGATCTCGCCTCGGGGCTCCTCCGGGGCGAGCAGGTCGCCGAAACCCGCCGGACCGTCGGCGATCTTGCCGGATACTGGGCCGACGAGACTGCAGCCCAGGCCTGCGCGGACGAGCTTCTCTACACCACCCAGACCTGGTTTCCGATCGAGGACGGGACGGAAGGCGCCGTCTTGTGGGGCAACACAACCTTGATGCCGGGCCGTGTCGGCGAAGAGCGTTTCATGACGCGAGGCCATTGGCACGTGAAGCGGGATCGTGGCGAACTGGTCGTCACTGTGTCCGGCAAGGGGTTGCTGGTCCTGATGGATGAAGATCGAAACGCCACTTCTGAGGAGCTCACGCCGGGTTCGACTCATTGGATCGACGGGCGGTATGCGCACCGCACGGTCAACACCGGTGACGAGCCGCTTGTCTTTCTCTGCGCCTGGCCGGCCGACTGCGGGCACGAATACGACGCCATCTTGAGCGACGGCTTTTCGATGAAAGTCACCTAA
- a CDS encoding ABC transporter ATP-binding protein: MEAGATMGHNLHVLRVDRLGKRYGDRWIFRGLSFQLNLGDRLVIVGRNGAGKSTLLRTLAGLLSPSEGKVDLPEGDPRLTLGLSALEQALYPQLTVEEHLKLAADLRGCPPRSEELLDQIGLTYARRYPAGQLSTGMKARLKLAIATQAHPKLLLLDEPGAGLDEEGRALVKQIADEQRGRGCLVMATNDPSERRLAELELELAN; encoded by the coding sequence ATGGAAGCCGGCGCCACGATGGGGCACAATCTCCACGTGCTTCGGGTGGATCGGCTGGGGAAACGGTATGGGGATCGCTGGATCTTCCGTGGCCTTTCGTTCCAACTAAACCTCGGCGACCGGCTCGTCATCGTGGGCCGAAACGGAGCGGGGAAATCTACGCTCCTGCGAACCCTCGCCGGGCTCCTTTCCCCCTCCGAGGGAAAGGTCGACCTGCCGGAAGGGGACCCTCGCCTGACGCTCGGGCTAAGCGCGTTGGAGCAGGCGCTCTACCCTCAACTCACCGTCGAGGAGCACCTCAAACTTGCCGCCGACCTCCGCGGCTGCCCGCCCCGCTCGGAAGAGCTACTGGACCAGATCGGCCTCACCTACGCCCGCCGCTACCCAGCCGGCCAACTTTCGACCGGCATGAAAGCCCGCCTCAAGCTTGCGATTGCCACCCAAGCCCACCCGAAGCTGCTACTACTAGACGAGCCCGGAGCCGGTTTGGACGAGGAAGGCCGGGCTTTGGTCAAGCAGATCGCGGACGAGCAGCGCGGCCGCGGCTGCCTCGTTATGGCCACCAACGATCCGAGTGAAAGGAGGTTGGCCGAACTTGAGCTTGAGCTGGCGAACTGA
- a CDS encoding heme exporter protein CcmB produces the protein MSWRTEILAVMRKEFRTELRARSGVLTACLFGFTTVVALAYATFSKTLSGTIAGGLLFVGLLFASVLSMPRTFLVEEEQGTGDMLRLLARPHAVFWGKALFNFAQMLVVSFVLAGLFVLLMRVPVTVSWLLVVSLIGSSASLAAGVTLSGALVAQAANRAALAAAVALPLLLPMAALAVAGFRVALGDGVLEGGISAGIGLICYGVVSFAIGPYLFAAVWKS, from the coding sequence TTGAGCTGGCGAACTGAGATTTTGGCGGTGATGCGGAAGGAGTTCCGCACCGAGCTCCGCGCCCGGAGCGGGGTTCTGACGGCGTGCCTCTTCGGCTTCACCACCGTCGTCGCGCTCGCCTACGCCACCTTCAGTAAGACCCTCAGCGGGACCATTGCGGGTGGTCTCTTGTTTGTCGGGCTTTTGTTCGCCAGCGTACTGTCAATGCCCCGGACCTTTCTCGTCGAGGAAGAGCAGGGAACCGGCGACATGCTCCGCCTCTTGGCGCGCCCCCACGCCGTGTTTTGGGGCAAGGCGCTGTTCAACTTCGCGCAGATGCTCGTCGTCAGTTTCGTCCTTGCGGGGCTTTTCGTTCTGCTGATGCGGGTGCCGGTAACGGTTTCTTGGCTCCTTGTCGTATCGCTTATCGGCTCGTCGGCCTCCCTGGCGGCGGGGGTAACCTTATCGGGAGCGCTCGTGGCGCAGGCGGCGAACCGGGCCGCGTTAGCCGCGGCGGTGGCGTTGCCGCTCTTGCTGCCGATGGCGGCGCTCGCGGTGGCGGGGTTCCGAGTTGCGCTCGGTGACGGAGTCTTGGAAGGTGGAATCAGTGCCGGGATCGGTCTGATTTGCTACGGAGTCGTGAGCTTCGCGATCGGCCCCTACTTGTTCGCGGCGGTCTGGAAAAGTTGA
- the ccsA gene encoding cytochrome c biogenesis protein CcsA: protein MNLFSKLVLTVAMPIGIVFTFTVADAKSFMHPEFARMVFYHLPCALLCSIFLLFLAPYFAFRYLKTKEIAWDVRANISMELALWLGVLTLATGMLFSKYQWGAWWNWDPRQTSFLLTMLMAGAYFAIRAAFADPEKRASNSGAYVLATLLPMLFLIFVFPRLPQVLSLHPDVIRNGGFDPTYKGTFYTMFLILSVFCAALYKTRVRLGFLEEEFHNQDAKLANRDHSAPTGVVRPVSLPTQD from the coding sequence TTGAACCTATTCAGCAAGCTTGTTCTGACGGTGGCGATGCCGATCGGCATCGTGTTCACCTTCACTGTCGCCGATGCTAAGAGCTTCATGCATCCGGAGTTCGCGCGGATGGTTTTCTATCATTTGCCCTGCGCGCTCCTTTGCTCGATCTTCCTCCTGTTCCTCGCGCCCTACTTTGCGTTCCGCTATCTGAAAACGAAGGAGATCGCCTGGGACGTGCGGGCGAACATTTCCATGGAGCTCGCCCTGTGGCTCGGCGTCCTCACCCTCGCCACCGGCATGCTGTTCAGCAAATACCAGTGGGGCGCTTGGTGGAACTGGGACCCACGGCAGACGTCGTTCCTGCTCACCATGCTGATGGCGGGGGCTTATTTCGCCATCCGGGCGGCCTTCGCCGATCCTGAAAAGCGGGCCTCGAACAGCGGCGCTTACGTTCTAGCGACGCTGCTGCCGATGCTGTTCCTGATCTTCGTTTTCCCACGACTTCCCCAGGTGCTGTCGCTCCACCCCGACGTCATCCGGAATGGCGGGTTCGATCCCACCTACAAGGGAACGTTCTATACGATGTTTCTCATCCTGAGCGTTTTCTGTGCGGCGCTCTACAAGACCCGGGTTCGACTGGGTTTCCTCGAAGAGGAGTTTCATAACCAAGATGCAAAACTGGCAAATCGCGATCATTCCGCCCCTACTGGTGTGGTTCGGCCTGTTTCTTTACCAACTCAGGACTGA
- a CDS encoding class I SAM-dependent DNA methyltransferase produces MSSTPEETVGKESFGAVAPYYDELMKQVPYRMWTGYYLLLLSHQDIHPKRILDICCGTGTMCEMLTREGFEVAGFDLAPGMIEEARRKAEKKKLDIRYEVQDAATADMGQEYDAAFSFFDSLNNILDPQRLQMSFNRAAAHLPSGGSFIFDVNTAYAFEQQLFDQEDMRANKKLRYHWQGDWDPETQIITVHMKFWFGGRTFTETHVQRAYSDEEIRSMLAKAGFERIRAFHSYTLNPPRHTSDRLHYTCIKS; encoded by the coding sequence GTGAGCTCGACGCCAGAAGAAACTGTCGGTAAGGAGAGCTTCGGCGCCGTCGCGCCGTACTACGACGAGCTGATGAAGCAGGTCCCGTACCGGATGTGGACCGGCTACTACCTACTCCTGCTGTCGCACCAAGACATCCACCCGAAGCGGATCCTCGATATCTGCTGCGGTACCGGCACCATGTGCGAGATGTTGACTCGCGAAGGGTTTGAGGTTGCCGGCTTCGACCTCGCTCCCGGCATGATCGAGGAAGCTCGACGGAAGGCCGAAAAAAAGAAGCTGGACATTCGGTACGAGGTCCAAGACGCCGCGACTGCCGACATGGGCCAGGAATACGACGCGGCGTTTAGTTTCTTCGATAGCCTCAACAACATCCTCGATCCTCAGAGGCTCCAGATGTCGTTCAATCGCGCGGCGGCGCATTTGCCTTCCGGCGGTTCCTTTATCTTCGACGTCAACACCGCCTACGCCTTCGAACAGCAGCTCTTCGATCAAGAAGATATGCGGGCGAACAAGAAGCTCCGTTACCATTGGCAAGGAGATTGGGACCCGGAGACCCAGATCATCACCGTCCACATGAAGTTCTGGTTCGGCGGCCGCACCTTCACGGAAACCCACGTTCAGCGAGCCTACAGCGACGAGGAGATCCGCTCCATGCTCGCCAAAGCCGGCTTCGAGCGGATCCGCGCCTTCCACAGCTACACCCTAAACCCCCCTCGCCACACCAGCGACCGCCTCCACTACACCTGCATCAAATCGTAG
- a CDS encoding glycosyl hydrolase family 18 protein, with protein MVAPLIALALAMTPTPHLKVSGWLVFFDNGESLATFEKHADQLDTVGVEWTGCDPAGHSIRRDRPTAAEKKKVLRIARKHGVKVLGIAANAANGDFTPAGVEKALASEKAMRRHASELTKIAIEDGLDGIDLDYESLRAVDRAPFTRFVAILSKSLHARKLTLAIALHPKMSEPGNWDGSQAQDFAALGRLCDIVRVMTYDEHWLTSDAGPVASPAWVEQVMRFASSVIPASKLDMGIPAYGYDWVGKQATSFTWADLGRLSLAHGRPTRDPASQELTLRYDNHTAFFADGPAQRSKLQLAKKLRLHGVAMWRLGSEDPSVWTEFRKGK; from the coding sequence ATGGTCGCACCGCTTATCGCCTTGGCTCTGGCAATGACGCCTACCCCGCACTTAAAGGTGAGCGGGTGGCTGGTCTTTTTTGACAACGGCGAGTCTCTGGCCACGTTTGAGAAGCACGCGGATCAGCTCGACACCGTAGGGGTGGAATGGACCGGTTGCGATCCCGCAGGGCACTCGATCCGGCGGGATCGGCCCACCGCGGCGGAGAAGAAGAAGGTGTTGAGGATCGCCCGCAAACACGGAGTTAAGGTGCTCGGCATTGCCGCTAACGCGGCGAACGGGGATTTCACGCCGGCCGGAGTAGAGAAAGCGCTGGCGAGTGAGAAGGCGATGCGCCGGCACGCAAGTGAACTGACCAAGATCGCGATAGAAGATGGCCTCGATGGGATCGACCTCGACTACGAGTCGCTCCGGGCCGTCGACCGAGCTCCTTTTACTCGGTTCGTGGCGATTCTCTCGAAGTCGCTTCACGCTCGGAAGCTGACCTTGGCCATCGCGCTGCATCCCAAAATGTCCGAGCCGGGGAACTGGGATGGTTCGCAAGCGCAGGACTTCGCCGCGCTCGGTCGCCTCTGCGATATCGTGCGGGTGATGACCTACGACGAGCATTGGCTGACCAGCGACGCCGGGCCGGTCGCCTCCCCGGCATGGGTCGAGCAGGTCATGAGATTCGCCTCGAGCGTGATCCCCGCCTCGAAGCTCGATATGGGGATTCCCGCCTACGGCTACGACTGGGTGGGAAAGCAAGCCACTTCCTTCACCTGGGCCGACCTTGGCCGTCTATCCTTGGCCCACGGCCGTCCCACGCGCGACCCCGCCTCCCAGGAGCTGACGCTCCGGTACGACAACCACACCGCCTTCTTCGCCGACGGCCCCGCGCAGCGATCAAAGCTCCAACTGGCCAAGAAACTGCGCCTCCACGGGGTCGCGATGTGGCGTCTGGGTTCGGAGGATCCGTCCGTTTGGACGGAGTTTCGGAAGGGGAAGTAA
- a CDS encoding EamA family transporter: protein MPPAVYALVLFSAVLHAGWNAALRGGADRQWAAGWMALATFAVALPALPFLPLPSAACLPYLLFSSVLHCVYMWLLVEAYRHGDLGVAYPIARGSSPILVTLGALIVVREIPSPIALVGIGLVSLGILAIAHDRGRVDRRTVLVSLATGAAIACYTVSDGLGVRSAGNGLSYNAWLSVSYGLTLSLIFTYRKGVGGWRGEPRQIWLAVGGGVVSVVAYTLVTLAMRDGAMGLVSALRETSVLFAALIGRYVLGEELRFRRFAACAAVALGAVLLAR, encoded by the coding sequence ATGCCTCCCGCAGTGTATGCGCTCGTGCTTTTCTCGGCGGTGTTGCACGCCGGGTGGAACGCGGCGCTTCGAGGAGGGGCCGACCGGCAGTGGGCGGCGGGATGGATGGCGCTGGCGACTTTCGCCGTGGCTCTGCCGGCCCTTCCATTTCTCCCACTCCCTTCGGCCGCGTGTTTGCCGTATCTCCTGTTTTCCTCGGTGCTCCACTGCGTCTACATGTGGCTGCTTGTGGAGGCGTACCGGCACGGCGATCTGGGAGTGGCGTATCCAATCGCCCGGGGGTCCTCGCCCATCCTCGTCACCCTGGGAGCCTTGATCGTGGTGCGCGAAATTCCTTCGCCGATCGCGCTCGTTGGGATCGGCCTCGTTTCACTGGGGATCCTCGCGATCGCCCACGATCGAGGGCGGGTCGATCGGCGGACGGTTCTGGTGTCGCTTGCTACGGGCGCCGCCATCGCTTGCTATACGGTATCGGACGGCCTGGGCGTACGGAGCGCGGGGAACGGGCTCTCGTACAACGCTTGGCTTTCCGTGTCGTATGGATTGACTTTGAGCCTGATTTTCACCTATCGGAAAGGGGTCGGCGGTTGGCGAGGCGAGCCTCGGCAGATATGGCTCGCGGTGGGCGGTGGCGTAGTGTCGGTCGTCGCCTATACGTTGGTTACGCTGGCCATGCGCGATGGCGCGATGGGGCTGGTCTCCGCGTTACGGGAAACCAGCGTTCTGTTCGCCGCGCTGATCGGACGGTACGTCTTGGGGGAGGAGCTACGCTTCCGGCGGTTTGCCGCCTGCGCCGCCGTCGCCTTGGGCGCAGTACTGTTGGCGCGGTAA
- a CDS encoding GntR family transcriptional regulator: MRIHISPTDGVPIYLQIVQQVRRLVAGGELMEGEELPSIRSLAERLVVNPNTVSRAYRELETGGVVVFSRGLGTFVAASDRRMANEEKRALLAQRLDSVILEGRQMGVTFDELLDLMRERGLAVAPDDQTEGEMEVTRG; this comes from the coding sequence ATGCGTATCCACATCTCTCCGACCGACGGAGTGCCGATCTATTTGCAGATCGTGCAGCAGGTTCGGCGGCTGGTTGCGGGGGGCGAGCTGATGGAGGGGGAAGAGCTCCCTAGCATCCGCTCGCTCGCCGAGCGGCTCGTCGTGAACCCCAACACCGTCTCCCGGGCTTACCGGGAGCTTGAAACGGGCGGAGTCGTCGTTTTCTCGCGCGGGTTGGGCACCTTCGTCGCGGCGAGCGATCGCCGAATGGCGAACGAGGAAAAGCGGGCGCTGCTCGCGCAGAGACTGGATTCGGTGATTTTGGAGGGTCGGCAGATGGGCGTTACGTTCGATGAATTGCTCGACCTGATGAGGGAGCGCGGCTTGGCCGTGGCGCCCGACGACCAGACCGAAGGGGAAATGGAGGTTACGCGTGGCTGA